The Streptomyces halobius genomic interval CGGCCCGGTGCGCGCTGTCACCGGCCCGACCGCACTGCGGCTCAGCAGCAGTTGGGGGAGCGTCGCCGGCGAGGGTCGGCCTGCTCAACCCGGTGATCGCGGGCGCCGTCATGGCTTTCTCCTCGGTCCTCGTGGTCACCAACAGCCTGCGGTTGCTGAGCGTCACCAAGGCGATCCGCTGACCACAGAACAGCGGCGTGAGCGACGTGCCTGTGGTGAGGGGAAGTTCAGCCGTTGTCCTGCTGGGCGCAGTGTTGCAGCCGGTCCACTGCCAGCAGGGCCACCTGCCGGTAGCCGACCGTCAGCAGCCCTTCGCGTTCGAACTCTTTGAGCACACGGTTGAATGTCGGACGGCGCAGACCGAGCATGGCTGCCAGCGTTCCTTGGGCACAGTGCACGGTCCCGTTGCGGGCCTCCCGCAGCAGCAAGCGGGCCACCCGGCTCTTCGCGTCCCCCGTCAGGGTCTCTGCGAGTGCCTCTTGTGCCCGGGACTGGCGGCGAGCGAGCGCCGTCAGCCAGCCCCGGGCCAGAGCAGGGCTGCTCTCCAGCAGCGTGTGGAACGCGGCGGCCGGCAGGAAGACGGCCTGCACGGTGGTCAGCGCCCGCACCGTGCACACCGCGGGGCGGCCCAGCAACAGCGGTACGTCCCCGGCGATACCGCACGGTGGCAGCACTCCCACCACCACGCGCCGTCGGCCTGTCCCCGAGACCAGCTCCAGCGTTCCATTGCGCACGATCCACACACCGTCCGGCACTTGCCCCTGAGCGAAGACCACCATGCCGGGCTCCAGCACGCGCGACTCCAAACGGGCCGCCAGCAGTTCGGTGTCCCGACGGCTCGGCTGCCAGCGGCCTCCCAGACAGCGCAGGGCCCATACCGCCGCGCGCAGCGCAGCCGGAGCCGGGCCTACGGACGGCCTGCCTTCATCACGGTGTGTCACGTCTTGTCAGTCCTCTGACCATAGGGTCACCCGGCCGACGCACTCGGCGATTCCAGGGGACGGGAGCGGCATACCCCTGAGGGCGAGGGCGGCGCCCGCCGCCCCTGCACGAAGGAGAACCCTCT includes:
- a CDS encoding Crp/Fnr family transcriptional regulator, encoding MTHRDEGRPSVGPAPAALRAAVWALRCLGGRWQPSRRDTELLAARLESRVLEPGMVVFAQGQVPDGVWIVRNGTLELVSGTGRRRVVVGVLPPCGIAGDVPLLLGRPAVCTVRALTTVQAVFLPAAAFHTLLESSPALARGWLTALARRQSRAQEALAETLTGDAKSRVARLLLREARNGTVHCAQGTLAAMLGLRRPTFNRVLKEFEREGLLTVGYRQVALLAVDRLQHCAQQDNG